The Coregonus clupeaformis isolate EN_2021a chromosome 37, ASM2061545v1, whole genome shotgun sequence sequence TCCACTATACAAATATCAGGTCTTGCTGTCTCTATGGGTAGCAGTGCGACCACAACGTGTTCAATACCCTGTCTACACAATGACCACCACAGTAACAACCCAATGGAGAGGACGTTCAACTGAACCCACAGATGGGGGTGGAGTGAAActgaatggaggaggaggagtgagactGAACCTACCAATTGGAAGTTATTGAGAAGGTGATCAACGTTGACGTCATCATAGCTCTCTTGAAACGAGGGCTCACTTCTAGATTCTTCTTGCATTGGAGGGTCTTCTTGACTGAAAAGAGAAGAAGTGTACATTGTACTGTCCTCACACTGTGGAGGCACACTGCAAAACTGCACATGCTGACATACACactcgcaaacacacacacacacacaacccattaTTGTGCTTGTTCCCACCTTCTCTTTCCTGTCAGAACCGAGTTCAGGTATTTCTTCACAGCCATCTGTTTGCGGAAGCGACTGTAGTTGTCTGTGAATATGGCATCTGAGTGGCGCTTCACTGGTACCTGGTCCTCCATCATGTCATCACTGTGACAAATTAACCACAACACATTTTAGTCCATCATTTTGAGACTTCTGCTAACCTTGGACCTATCCAATTTACTGGACCTATCCAATAAATAGGGTTATTTAAACCATAAGTAGATCACAATTTAGATGACAAATCTCTTACAATTACAACAAATTAGGTTATTAACAGTTTTCAAGGCAGATATGCTAATACAACATTCTTACGGATATATCCAAATGTTTTCACTGAGACTAAAATCACAGAAATAGGTCACAGGAAGATAATTTTGT is a genomic window containing:
- the LOC121553545 gene encoding VIP peptides, which translates into the protein MYKAMLQRNGSQLLFLIALCSVLYSRTQCLPYASMRPTRHADGLFTSGYSKLLGQLSARRYLESLIGKRVSDDMMEDQVPVKRHSDAIFTDNYSRFRKQMAVKKYLNSVLTGKRSQEDPPMQEESRSEPSFQESYDDVNVDHLLNNFQLPL